In the genome of Rhodoplanes sp. Z2-YC6860, one region contains:
- a CDS encoding haloacid dehalogenase type II, whose product MAALPLIVFDVNETLLDLATMEPIFERIFGEKSAMRLWFANFIMYSAALTVAGCYVPFTDIGAAVMKMLADTRGIRIGDTDKKELTDKFSTMPPHPEVPAALRRLRDAGFRLFTLTDNLLEVQTRQLEHGGIVDLFERRFSADGVKHHKPSREAYAYVEKELGAKPSEFCLIACHTWDTLGAVAAGWEAALIKRVGNDVLGVGPQPQIIGNDLNDVARQLIARHGT is encoded by the coding sequence ATGGCTGCCCTCCCCCTGATCGTCTTCGACGTCAACGAAACACTGCTCGATCTTGCAACGATGGAGCCTATCTTCGAGCGCATCTTCGGCGAGAAAAGCGCGATGCGCTTGTGGTTTGCCAACTTCATCATGTATTCGGCGGCGCTGACCGTGGCCGGCTGCTACGTGCCCTTCACCGATATCGGAGCCGCGGTGATGAAAATGCTGGCGGACACACGCGGCATCAGAATCGGAGACACGGACAAGAAGGAGCTGACGGATAAATTCTCGACGATGCCGCCGCATCCCGAGGTGCCGGCGGCGCTTCGCAGGCTGCGTGATGCTGGTTTCCGCCTCTTCACCCTCACCGACAATCTGCTGGAAGTGCAAACCCGCCAGCTCGAGCATGGCGGCATCGTCGATCTGTTCGAACGGCGTTTCAGCGCGGATGGCGTAAAGCACCACAAGCCGTCGCGTGAGGCTTACGCTTACGTCGAGAAAGAACTCGGAGCCAAGCCTTCGGAGTTCTGCCTCATCGCCTGCCACACCTGGGACACCCTGGGCGCCGTCGCGGCGGGCTGGGAGGCTGCGCTGATCAAACGCGTCGGCAACGATGTCCTGGGCGTGGGCCCGCAGCCACAGATTATCGGCAACGACCTCAATGACGTTGCCCGGCAACTCATCGCGCGACACGGAACGTAG